A single region of the Candidatus Poribacteria bacterium genome encodes:
- the panB gene encoding 3-methyl-2-oxobutanoate hydroxymethyltransferase yields MKKDIAYLHTKKREQQPITVLTCYDYPTARLQDAAGIDIVFVGDSLGTNILGYSSEVEVTMADMRHHLKAVHRGVTDAYLLVDMPYAADRDVKQALANANLFLSDGADGVKLEGGIEKAPIVAALTEHGIEACAHIGHNPQIHGTKATTHGKTFSKAKRLIETASALADAGAKLIVLEKITEEVSQIITETLNIPTIGIGAGRFCDGQVLVINDILGIGPPFKHAKRYQDYNRLTFEAICRYREEVTNGTFPTDANVSHIPADKLVRVQKWLKSER; encoded by the coding sequence ATGAAGAAAGATATTGCTTACTTACACACCAAAAAACGGGAGCAGCAACCGATTACTGTGCTAACCTGCTACGATTACCCGACCGCTCGTTTGCAAGACGCGGCAGGGATCGACATCGTCTTTGTCGGAGACAGCCTCGGCACCAATATCCTTGGATATAGCAGTGAGGTAGAAGTGACGATGGCAGATATGCGACACCACCTCAAAGCAGTACACCGTGGTGTGACAGACGCTTACCTCCTCGTTGATATGCCTTACGCCGCCGACAGGGACGTGAAACAGGCTCTTGCCAATGCGAATCTCTTCTTATCCGACGGCGCAGATGGTGTCAAATTAGAAGGTGGTATAGAAAAGGCACCCATTGTTGCAGCTCTCACCGAACACGGCATAGAGGCTTGCGCGCACATCGGACATAACCCACAGATTCATGGCACTAAAGCAACGACACACGGCAAAACGTTTTCAAAAGCGAAACGTCTCATCGAAACGGCATCAGCACTTGCAGACGCTGGCGCGAAACTCATCGTCCTTGAGAAAATCACCGAAGAGGTCAGCCAAATCATCACCGAGACCCTCAACATTCCCACCATTGGTATCGGGGCTGGACGGTTCTGCGACGGACAGGTACTCGTCATTAACGATATATTAGGGATAGGTCCGCCTTTCAAACACGCCAAACGCTACCAGGATTACAATCGCCTGACTTTTGAAGCAATCTGCAGGTATCGAGAAGAGGTAACAAACGGTACATTCCCCACAGATGCGAATGTCTCCCATATCCCCGCGGACAAACTCGTACGGGTGCAGAAGTGGCTGAAATCGGAACGTTAA